A genome region from Nodosilinea sp. FACHB-141 includes the following:
- the petC gene encoding cytochrome b6-f complex iron-sulfur subunit, whose product MTQVSGTSDVPDLGRRQFMNLLLLGAASGAVGGMLYPVIKYFIPPSSGGGGGGVTAKNELGNDVIASQFVASHNPGDRVLVQGLKGDPTYLVIQESGSLESYGISSICTHLGCVVPWNASENKFMCPCHGSQYDATGKVVRGPAPLSLALAHADVTDDDKVTLSNWTETDFRTGDSPWWA is encoded by the coding sequence ATGACTCAAGTTTCTGGAACCTCCGATGTCCCTGATTTGGGGCGCCGCCAATTTATGAACCTGCTGCTGCTGGGGGCCGCCTCTGGGGCCGTCGGGGGCATGCTCTATCCCGTTATTAAATACTTCATTCCCCCCTCTAGTGGTGGCGGTGGTGGCGGGGTAACCGCCAAAAACGAGCTGGGCAACGATGTGATTGCCAGTCAGTTTGTAGCGAGCCATAACCCCGGCGATCGCGTCTTAGTGCAAGGCCTCAAGGGCGATCCCACCTACCTGGTGATTCAGGAAAGTGGTTCCCTAGAGAGCTACGGCATCAGCTCTATCTGCACCCACCTGGGCTGTGTAGTGCCCTGGAACGCCAGCGAAAACAAGTTCATGTGTCCGTGCCACGGCTCTCAGTACGATGCCACAGGCAAAGTCGTACGAGGCCCAGCACCGCTGTCTTTGGCTTTGGCTCACGCCGACGTCACTGACGACGACAAAGTTACCCTCAGCAATTGGACTGAAACCGACTTTCGCACTGGCGACTCGCCCTGGTGGGCCTAG
- a CDS encoding VOC family protein: MAFCQGIHHVAIICSNYAQSKQFYTQVLGCAVVRETYRAERQSYKLDLRLADGIQIELFSFPHPPPRPSQPEARGLRHLALVVEDLEAAIQHLHACQVTAEEIRLDELTGKRFVFFQDPDQLPIELYER, from the coding sequence ATGGCATTTTGTCAGGGGATTCACCACGTTGCGATCATCTGTAGCAATTACGCTCAGTCTAAGCAGTTTTACACCCAGGTGCTGGGCTGCGCTGTGGTACGAGAGACCTATCGAGCCGAGCGCCAGTCCTACAAGCTTGATCTGCGCCTAGCCGATGGAATTCAGATTGAGCTGTTTTCGTTTCCCCACCCGCCGCCTCGTCCGTCACAGCCAGAAGCCCGAGGTCTGAGGCATTTAGCCTTAGTTGTTGAGGATCTAGAGGCGGCTATTCAGCACCTTCACGCTTGTCAGGTGACGGCAGAAGAAATTCGGCTAGATGAATTAACGGGCAAACGCTTTGTCTTTTTTCAAGACCCTGACCAACTGCCCATCGAGCTGTACGAGCGCTAG
- a CDS encoding DUF3067 family protein — MTGADLQALLIDKWGYSFDIQFRRTQGKIFLQVMWRYLEQVSFPLSEEEYLAHLNQVILYLYEWGQVEYVQQQIAETRDRPRLGKAVSILLPLGERASEWLTDEF, encoded by the coding sequence GTGACAGGGGCAGATTTACAAGCGTTGTTAATAGACAAATGGGGCTACTCCTTTGACATTCAGTTTCGGCGTACTCAGGGCAAAATATTTCTCCAGGTGATGTGGCGATACCTGGAGCAGGTGTCGTTTCCCCTTAGTGAAGAGGAGTACTTGGCCCACCTCAATCAGGTCATACTCTATCTGTACGAGTGGGGACAGGTGGAATACGTGCAGCAGCAGATCGCTGAAACCCGCGATCGCCCCCGGCTAGGCAAAGCGGTCAGCATTCTCCTACCCCTAGGGGAACGCGCCTCAGAGTGGCTAACCGATGAGTTTTAA
- the petA gene encoding cytochrome f, with translation MNRLTSLINGLRPLAITCAAVLTVFAGWLAVPQTAEAYPFWAQENYAVPREATGRIVCANCHLAAKPTKVEVPQAVLPDSVFKLKVEIPYDLSTQQVLGDGSRGGLNVGAVVVLPEGFKIAPPDRISEELKEEVGNTYFLPYSDTQENIVLVGPLPGEQYQEIVFPVLAPDPGQDKSVAFGKYQIHVGGNRGRGQVYPTGQASNNTVYNATLTGTVTDVEPQAAGGYQVTIEADAGNTVTETIPAGPELLVAEGDVVEAGKPLTTNPNVGGFGQMDAEIVLQSPNRIKGLVAFLAAVMLTQIMLVLKKKQVEKVQAAGMTM, from the coding sequence ATGAATAGACTCACTTCGTTAATCAACGGCCTGCGCCCCCTCGCCATTACCTGCGCCGCCGTTCTGACGGTGTTTGCAGGCTGGCTGGCGGTTCCCCAGACCGCCGAGGCGTATCCCTTCTGGGCCCAAGAAAACTACGCTGTTCCCCGTGAGGCCACCGGCCGGATTGTGTGCGCCAACTGCCACCTGGCGGCCAAGCCCACCAAGGTAGAAGTGCCCCAGGCCGTTCTGCCCGATTCCGTATTTAAGCTCAAGGTTGAAATTCCCTACGACCTCAGCACCCAACAGGTGTTGGGCGACGGTAGCCGCGGCGGCCTCAATGTTGGTGCTGTGGTGGTTCTCCCTGAGGGCTTCAAGATCGCTCCCCCTGATCGCATCTCTGAGGAGCTTAAGGAAGAAGTCGGCAATACCTACTTCCTGCCCTATAGCGATACTCAAGAAAACATTGTTCTGGTCGGCCCGCTACCCGGCGAACAGTATCAGGAAATTGTATTTCCCGTGCTAGCCCCCGACCCCGGTCAAGACAAGTCGGTTGCCTTTGGCAAGTATCAAATTCACGTTGGCGGCAACCGCGGTCGTGGCCAGGTCTACCCCACCGGTCAGGCCAGCAATAACACCGTCTATAACGCCACCTTGACCGGCACCGTCACAGACGTTGAGCCCCAGGCTGCCGGTGGCTATCAAGTCACTATTGAGGCAGACGCAGGCAACACCGTGACCGAGACCATTCCCGCTGGTCCTGAGCTACTCGTGGCTGAGGGTGACGTAGTGGAAGCCGGCAAGCCCCTGACCACCAACCCCAACGTGGGCGGCTTTGGCCAGATGGATGCCGAAATTGTGCTGCAAAGCCCCAACCGCATCAAAGGTCTAGTGGCCTTTTTGGCAGCGGTTATGCTCACCCAGATCATGCTGGTGCTGAAGAAGAAGCAGGTCGAGAAGGTTCAGGCTGCTGGCATGACCATGTAG